Proteins encoded by one window of Halosolutus gelatinilyticus:
- a CDS encoding ABC transporter substrate-binding protein, giving the protein MDGDTHSTNRRDLLAGIGAAGAAALAGCSALARTPPGPHLRIGTLRPPVTLDPIEAKYVGSKQAINRIFDGLYAYGPDTETVPKIAAGRPTTADDGRRIDVTIDEAARFQNDRRVRPEDVMYSFEAPVEEGTAPAWEVDAIESVEALDDHTVRFHLRHPFPTVSYALTRPIVPKEAREADRAAFAKKPIGSGPFEVRKFSEEQKTQLVRWGEYWGRPEPEIAQLTMVYVKSPLTQMMSLRTGRSEAIEPVNPQIADDIRDVTDADVYRQNGYRTYYFGCNLNEGPTTDPKVREAISYCIDVDKAVDEFIKPVGNRVYSPLPGRIANDWNMPIGEWKEIPNRKSTDRAKQLFREADETPGRLRILTSKDPTWKELGEAIAGGIRDAGHGALVTAKPWKRYLESYVSGSERDYSVFVGEIAGTADPDSFLYPTFHENMLGVTNGIFSTDDEIMKPLSEARSMTDRKRRRSRYETAITKLLTDRVVLPICSFENSFATAQRVRNFEVHPIAEVNPRLAGEDEVVRVRS; this is encoded by the coding sequence ATGGACGGAGATACCCACTCGACGAACCGGCGAGATTTACTCGCGGGAATCGGTGCCGCGGGCGCCGCGGCGCTCGCGGGCTGTTCGGCCCTCGCTCGAACGCCGCCGGGTCCGCACCTTCGGATCGGGACCCTCAGACCGCCGGTTACGCTCGATCCGATCGAGGCGAAGTACGTCGGTTCGAAGCAGGCGATCAACCGGATCTTCGACGGGCTCTACGCCTACGGTCCGGACACCGAGACCGTTCCGAAGATCGCGGCTGGCCGGCCGACGACGGCCGACGACGGACGGCGGATCGACGTGACGATCGACGAGGCGGCGCGCTTTCAGAACGATCGCCGCGTCAGGCCTGAGGACGTCATGTACTCGTTCGAGGCGCCGGTCGAAGAGGGAACGGCGCCAGCCTGGGAGGTCGACGCGATCGAGTCGGTGGAGGCCCTCGACGATCACACGGTACGGTTTCACCTTCGGCATCCGTTTCCGACCGTTTCGTACGCGCTCACACGGCCGATCGTCCCCAAGGAGGCTCGGGAAGCCGATCGGGCGGCGTTCGCGAAGAAACCGATCGGGAGCGGGCCGTTCGAGGTGCGAAAGTTCTCCGAAGAACAGAAGACCCAGCTCGTCCGCTGGGGCGAGTACTGGGGCCGACCGGAGCCGGAGATTGCCCAGCTAACGATGGTGTACGTCAAGTCGCCGCTCACCCAGATGATGAGCCTCCGAACCGGGCGAAGCGAGGCGATCGAGCCGGTAAATCCGCAGATTGCGGACGACATCCGCGACGTGACCGACGCGGACGTGTACCGGCAAAACGGGTACCGAACCTACTACTTCGGGTGTAATCTGAACGAGGGACCGACGACCGACCCGAAAGTCCGGGAGGCGATCAGCTACTGCATCGACGTGGACAAAGCCGTCGACGAGTTCATCAAACCCGTTGGAAATCGGGTGTACAGCCCCTTACCGGGACGGATCGCGAACGACTGGAACATGCCGATCGGGGAGTGGAAGGAAATTCCCAACCGGAAAAGTACGGACCGGGCGAAACAGCTGTTTCGGGAGGCCGACGAGACGCCCGGGCGCCTCAGGATCTTGACGTCGAAAGACCCGACGTGGAAGGAACTCGGCGAGGCGATCGCCGGCGGCATTCGGGACGCCGGCCACGGTGCGCTCGTGACCGCGAAACCGTGGAAGCGCTACCTCGAATCGTACGTCTCGGGCTCGGAGCGCGACTACTCGGTGTTCGTCGGCGAGATCGCCGGCACGGCCGATCCAGACTCGTTTCTCTACCCGACGTTCCACGAGAACATGCTGGGAGTAACGAATGGGATCTTCTCCACCGACGACGAAATCATGAAACCGCTGTCCGAGGCGCGATCGATGACCGACCGCAAGCGCCGGCGATCGCGCTACGAGACGGCGATCACGAAACTGCTCACCGATCGCGTCGTTCTCCCCATTTGCTCGTTCGAGAACAGCTTCGCCACGGCCCAACGAGTGCGAAACTTCGAGGTGCATCCGATCGCCGAAGTCAACCCCAGACTCGCGGGCGAGGACGAGGTCGTGAGGGTCCGATCATGA
- a CDS encoding cation:proton antiporter, translating into MQELNVALVSIGGLTVLLSLAAGLLEDRSYLPSEPIAATALGVVLGPSGLDLLHLSGLGEPLAVLEQLARLTMGLAVMAAALRLPGRYFRANDLAMTVVLVPGLVAMWLVSGGLVYALLDVPLWTALLVGAIVTPTDPVLAGTIVTGDIAERYIPEPIRNLLTAESGANDGLAYLLVFLPVLVLEHSPGRALAAWLFETLLWEVGAAVAIGAAVGAAVGWIERESSEHALLEESSLLTITIAFSFAVLGGVKLLGSDGVLAVFVAGLLFNRFAQARDRLDEQKVQEAILRLFTFPVFVAFGLALPWEQWLALGWTGAALAVGILLLRRLPMVFVFDRFVDSVDDRGALFAGWFGPIGIAALFYVTVAHRLIGNEILWTATSLVVASSVLVHGLTASPLTKLFGRTTDRDRSQSAADGSEPEPESAFADG; encoded by the coding sequence ATGCAAGAACTGAACGTCGCCCTCGTCTCGATCGGCGGACTGACGGTGCTGTTGAGCCTCGCCGCCGGGCTTCTGGAGGACCGGTCGTACCTCCCGTCCGAGCCGATCGCGGCGACGGCACTCGGGGTCGTTCTGGGTCCGTCCGGGTTGGATCTCCTTCACCTCTCGGGCTTGGGGGAACCGCTCGCGGTCCTGGAACAGCTCGCCAGGCTCACGATGGGACTCGCGGTGATGGCCGCGGCGCTCAGGCTTCCCGGACGGTACTTCCGGGCGAACGACCTCGCGATGACGGTCGTCCTCGTTCCCGGACTGGTCGCGATGTGGCTCGTCAGCGGCGGGCTCGTCTACGCGTTGCTCGACGTCCCGCTCTGGACCGCGCTGCTCGTCGGGGCGATCGTCACGCCCACCGATCCGGTGCTGGCGGGAACGATCGTGACGGGCGACATTGCGGAGCGGTACATCCCCGAACCGATTCGCAACCTGCTGACCGCCGAGTCCGGCGCCAACGACGGTCTGGCGTACTTGCTCGTCTTCCTCCCGGTTCTGGTCCTCGAGCATTCGCCCGGCCGAGCGCTGGCCGCCTGGCTGTTCGAGACGTTGCTGTGGGAAGTCGGCGCGGCCGTCGCGATCGGGGCTGCCGTCGGCGCGGCCGTCGGCTGGATCGAGCGCGAGTCCAGCGAGCACGCCCTCCTCGAAGAATCGTCGCTGCTCACCATCACGATCGCGTTCTCGTTCGCCGTCCTCGGCGGCGTCAAGCTGCTGGGAAGCGACGGCGTCCTCGCGGTGTTCGTCGCCGGATTGTTGTTCAATCGCTTCGCCCAGGCCAGGGACCGACTCGACGAGCAGAAGGTCCAGGAAGCCATCCTTCGACTGTTTACGTTCCCGGTCTTCGTCGCCTTCGGTCTGGCGCTCCCCTGGGAGCAGTGGCTCGCACTCGGCTGGACCGGCGCGGCGCTCGCGGTCGGAATCCTCCTCCTGCGTCGCCTGCCGATGGTCTTCGTCTTCGATCGGTTCGTCGATTCCGTCGACGATCGCGGCGCGCTCTTCGCGGGTTGGTTCGGCCCGATCGGGATCGCAGCCCTATTCTACGTGACGGTCGCCCACCGCCTGATCGGGAATGAGATCCTCTGGACGGCGACCAGCCTCGTCGTTGCGAGTTCGGTGCTGGTCCACGGTCTCACGGCCTCTCCGCTGACGAAGCTGTTCGGCCGGACGACGGATCGGGACCGATCGCAGTCGGCGGCCGACGGGAGCGAGCCGGAGCCGGAATCCGCGTTCGCCGACGGGTGA
- a CDS encoding AI-2E family transporter gives MCALSQWEWDAHRIIWIGLGLVVALAIGFALFSYLGTLLFAIFLYYATRPLYRRLDRHLNHPNVTATVTILLIVVPMVAVVCYAGLVALQELNQFLAGSDIGAYRSALDPYLAIARQGNVDRLREALASDTGRSVASVLRQGLPDVLNRLSTVAGVAVGVLARFFLMLTFLFYLLRDDGRLRQWFVRSVDGDEDLVSFLDGVDDDLETIFVGNLAVVGVAALVAAGTYVGLNLLASGQVVGTPALLAVLIGIGTLIPVVGMKIVYVPYGLYLLALALATSTPLWQPIAFFALSLTVVDTIPDFFARSLLSARSGIHIGLVLLGYFLGTLAFGWYGLFLGPIVVVLAVHFAHERFPRLATSALSS, from the coding sequence ATGTGCGCCCTTAGCCAGTGGGAGTGGGACGCTCACCGGATCATCTGGATCGGTCTCGGACTCGTCGTCGCCCTGGCGATCGGGTTCGCGCTCTTCTCGTACCTGGGGACCCTCCTCTTCGCGATCTTTCTCTACTACGCCACCCGGCCGCTCTACCGCCGGCTCGATCGCCACCTGAACCACCCGAACGTGACGGCGACGGTTACGATCCTGCTGATCGTCGTTCCGATGGTGGCCGTCGTCTGCTACGCCGGGCTCGTCGCCCTCCAGGAGCTCAACCAGTTCCTCGCCGGGAGCGACATCGGCGCCTACCGATCGGCGCTCGATCCGTACCTCGCGATCGCCCGGCAAGGGAACGTCGATCGGCTTCGGGAAGCCCTCGCGTCCGACACGGGCCGGTCGGTCGCGTCGGTGCTCCGACAGGGACTTCCGGACGTCCTCAATCGTCTCTCGACGGTCGCCGGCGTCGCCGTCGGCGTGCTCGCGCGGTTTTTTCTCATGCTCACGTTCCTCTTTTACCTGCTGCGCGACGACGGACGACTCCGCCAGTGGTTCGTTCGCAGCGTCGACGGCGACGAGGATCTCGTTTCCTTCCTCGACGGCGTCGACGACGACCTCGAGACGATCTTCGTCGGTAACCTCGCGGTGGTCGGGGTCGCCGCCCTCGTCGCCGCCGGCACCTACGTCGGCCTGAACCTGCTCGCCTCGGGGCAGGTCGTCGGCACGCCCGCGCTGCTGGCCGTCCTGATCGGCATCGGAACGCTGATCCCGGTCGTGGGAATGAAGATCGTCTACGTCCCGTACGGCCTGTACCTCCTCGCGCTGGCGCTCGCGACCTCGACGCCGCTCTGGCAGCCGATCGCGTTCTTCGCGCTCTCGCTCACCGTCGTCGACACGATCCCGGACTTCTTCGCCCGATCGCTGCTCTCGGCGCGCAGCGGGATTCACATCGGGCTCGTCCTCCTCGGCTACTTTCTCGGGACGCTGGCGTTCGGCTGGTACGGCCTGTTCCTCGGCCCGATCGTCGTGGTGCTCGCCGTTCACTTCGCCCACGAGCGGTTCCCTCGCCTCGCGACCAGTGCCCTCTCCTCGTAA
- the rdfA gene encoding rod-determining factor RdfA, translated as MCKVDDLIERYDLTPSRDGYETLDEYLLARWKGVDGLESEGYQALTEWFNKQVLRGVYDEQGRDIAAYRIDAEYEILTGDRDLRHDELAADLAADSIDTDELEDEFVSWSTMRRHLNGCLDGEKEPARSTSDWELESVEVARSKTREKARAALHSLSSKGRLPGAASADVDIQVKLTCPECPTRIPIEDAVERGYICKDHGRTVPRESDGDEAPSGVQQAILPPGLAQIGVSLTDDLVYTLDFVAAMGGAI; from the coding sequence ATGTGTAAAGTCGACGACCTCATCGAGCGCTACGATCTCACGCCATCGCGTGACGGGTACGAGACGCTCGATGAGTATCTGCTCGCCCGGTGGAAAGGCGTCGACGGACTGGAGAGCGAGGGGTATCAGGCCCTAACCGAGTGGTTCAATAAACAGGTGCTCAGGGGCGTATACGACGAGCAAGGTCGCGATATCGCGGCGTACAGGATCGATGCCGAGTACGAGATCCTGACCGGCGATCGCGATCTCCGTCACGACGAGTTGGCGGCCGACCTCGCGGCGGATTCTATCGACACCGACGAGCTGGAGGACGAGTTCGTCTCCTGGAGCACGATGCGGCGCCACCTGAACGGGTGTCTCGACGGCGAAAAAGAACCGGCGAGATCGACGTCCGACTGGGAACTCGAGAGCGTTGAGGTCGCTCGGTCGAAAACGAGAGAGAAAGCGCGAGCGGCATTGCACTCGCTCTCGTCGAAGGGGCGCCTCCCGGGGGCGGCGAGCGCCGACGTCGATATCCAGGTCAAGTTGACCTGTCCGGAGTGCCCCACTCGGATCCCGATCGAAGACGCCGTCGAACGAGGCTACATCTGTAAGGATCACGGTCGGACCGTTCCGCGAGAGTCCGACGGCGACGAAGCGCCCAGCGGCGTGCAACAGGCGATACTTCCTCCTGGACTGGCTCAGATCGGCGTCTCGCTCACCGACGACTTGGTTTACACGCTCGATTTCGTCGCTGCGATGGGTGGCGCGATATGA
- a CDS encoding archaea-specific SMC-related protein: MTWALSLANIAGIREGRAELSRGVNAIRASNWQGKSSFLAGIETAMGTATPLTEGEERGHAVLETSDDAYRVELRRENGRVVSSGSPFLTDEYGRVCAELFAFLDETNPVRQAVRNGDNLEDVLTRPLDFENIDERIAELQREREQVDAELEQAETAAERLPSLESTVAALESDLEDLRDRREELDAAGAAGDDESGNKLSEARADRDQLERRIRRLEETLRSARERRSTLREELDALDVDESDELEASLSTARSELRDRERDLELLQSIYEANKRMLDEDRLDLLAGVSRSLTDDAADCWICGQETTRDAIESSIAELGERVRTLQDDAESYRDRVDELQSRMSAIESQRKRKRRLESDLREAEETISTKNSQLETARDRRDELETEIDDLEESVQEATDERAEVESEIKYLEAELDDASDELDRADRRASKRPQLEDARAEISDELTTLRERKETIERETRETFEREMRELVDEFEIGFEVARLTGSFELVIAREGRETTVDALSEGEVELVGLVVALAAHEAFEVDDLVPVILLDGLGSLASDNLARFAELISERAPFIVLTAYPESESIGGREIDPAGWDVVSRELHAGSD; the protein is encoded by the coding sequence ATGACTTGGGCCCTCTCGCTCGCTAACATCGCCGGGATTCGAGAGGGACGAGCAGAACTTTCTCGCGGCGTAAACGCGATCCGAGCCAGTAACTGGCAGGGTAAATCGAGCTTTTTAGCCGGCATCGAAACGGCCATGGGAACAGCAACTCCCCTCACGGAAGGCGAGGAACGCGGGCACGCCGTGTTAGAGACCTCGGACGACGCGTACCGGGTCGAACTGCGGCGCGAGAACGGTCGCGTGGTGAGTTCCGGGTCGCCGTTTTTGACCGATGAATACGGTCGCGTCTGCGCCGAACTGTTCGCGTTCCTCGACGAAACGAATCCCGTTCGGCAAGCCGTTAGAAACGGAGACAACCTTGAGGACGTGTTGACTCGGCCCCTGGATTTCGAGAACATCGACGAACGGATCGCCGAGTTGCAACGCGAACGGGAGCAAGTCGACGCCGAGCTAGAGCAAGCCGAAACGGCAGCCGAACGCCTCCCCTCGCTCGAATCGACGGTGGCCGCGCTCGAATCGGATCTCGAGGATCTTCGCGACCGACGCGAGGAACTCGACGCGGCAGGCGCCGCGGGCGATGACGAATCAGGCAACAAACTGAGCGAGGCGCGAGCCGACCGCGATCAGTTGGAACGTCGGATTCGCCGACTCGAGGAGACGCTTCGGAGCGCGCGCGAACGACGATCGACGCTCCGAGAGGAGCTCGACGCGCTCGACGTCGACGAGAGCGACGAGTTAGAGGCGTCGCTCTCGACGGCGCGGTCGGAACTCCGCGATCGCGAGCGGGATCTCGAACTCTTGCAGTCGATTTACGAGGCGAACAAGCGGATGTTGGACGAGGATCGGCTCGATCTGCTCGCCGGCGTCTCCCGATCGCTGACCGACGACGCGGCCGACTGCTGGATCTGTGGCCAGGAGACGACTCGCGACGCGATCGAATCGTCGATCGCCGAACTCGGCGAGCGCGTTCGGACGTTGCAGGACGATGCGGAGTCGTACCGCGATCGCGTCGACGAACTCCAATCACGAATGAGTGCGATCGAGAGCCAGCGGAAACGGAAGCGTCGTCTCGAGTCGGATCTCAGGGAGGCAGAAGAGACGATTTCTACAAAGAACTCGCAACTCGAAACGGCGCGCGATCGACGCGACGAACTTGAGACGGAGATCGACGACCTCGAGGAGAGCGTGCAGGAAGCCACCGACGAACGCGCCGAGGTCGAAAGCGAGATCAAATACCTCGAAGCCGAGTTGGACGACGCGTCCGACGAACTCGACCGAGCGGACCGACGCGCATCGAAACGACCGCAACTCGAGGACGCGCGCGCCGAGATTTCCGACGAACTGACGACGCTTCGCGAGCGCAAGGAGACGATCGAGCGCGAAACCCGCGAGACGTTCGAACGCGAGATGCGGGAGCTCGTCGACGAGTTCGAAATCGGCTTCGAAGTCGCCCGATTAACCGGGTCGTTCGAGCTCGTTATCGCGCGAGAAGGGCGGGAAACGACCGTGGATGCGCTCAGCGAGGGCGAAGTCGAACTGGTCGGGCTCGTGGTGGCGCTCGCCGCTCACGAGGCGTTCGAGGTCGACGACCTGGTGCCCGTTATTCTGTTGGACGGACTCGGGAGTCTCGCCTCGGATAACCTGGCGAGATTCGCCGAGCTCATCTCCGAGCGGGCGCCGTTCATCGTGCTGACCGCCTATCCCGAGTCCGAGTCGATCGGCGGACGGGAGATCGATCCAGCGGGGTGGGACGTCGTCTCCCGAGAGCTCCACGCGGGAAGCGACTGA